From the Cyclopterus lumpus isolate fCycLum1 chromosome 25, fCycLum1.pri, whole genome shotgun sequence genome, one window contains:
- the ttk gene encoding dual specificity protein kinase Ttk isoform X1 has product MESCLRGGVQALVCKHNQRLRHQQTVQSAHDRGGSGTFKNWQLKLSLFSCSIQGNGINNIVNKMEEEEHTDRKHQLAMLYQKINKIKKYINEDDTDNINQVIGSNSPESCLSYLANLEKKGDPHLDRNHLTRLIDFYTRVFSNMPLGTHCQNEGYARLLVRFAELKAIQDVNEAEANFNVARSHSPNFAFVHIAHAQFEQSQGNTKRGLYILQNAIELGAKPKELLEAALESIQAGKTRIFCSEDKENVPQLSNGNVHGSVKKGSVFQKVCRTSDGISDLQLSSIFGSGTEPLGGSADDQLSGRRSGSHCKRVVGMPRRVPVVPFSIPEKDDDDGDINERPSKGNDASIHPSMSRQTSGSNVNPLFGLSSSKKKDADRLYDRPPAVSPECCPWEDQAAVDSTTTLLHIRDAPKIEDVTFNFDQVVNTNSPESCWTYLMNLEKRGTPHTDVNLLNKLKDCYSKIFSRLPIRQFSKNTSYARILVRYAELKGIEDPDEAQDHFIVARSNCKDFAFVHVAHAQFEVSQGNVIKATSILHKAQTLNARPAELLEMAVRNLKAGEKLLVPTKEEEHPAALQTVAAVNVSACGRNQEVQLPARVPVKRSSEQSKAAGKEPSSEWKMPTLLNRHVSPEYKRATPPDPRPVPRLLESLPTPSLQLPSRMNPQAVCRTPNGYRTPCASSFITPVVKRGPEVPSSAAAAHRAGAAQQPCTPVNQAPCFQTPQSSLSALSNETITIKGKQFFILKMIGRGGSSKVYQVLDHKKQLFAVKYVDLEEADAQTIESYKNEIEHLNRLQQYSDQIIKLYDYEITNSHIYMRMECGNLDLNTWLRNRKTVNPLERKFYWKNMLEAVQTIHKHGIVHSDLKPANFVIVNASLKLIDFGIANRIQPDVTSIMKDSQVGTLNYMPPEAIKDTSSQAGKARSKISPKGDVWSLGCILYCMTYGKTPFQSITNQIAKLHAIIDTSHQMEFPDIAETDLLDVLKRCLVRNPRERISIAELLEHQYLQLKPQASPVPECPSNRELQKILMDLAALQSPNSIVRAANNLAKMCSSGRKLDVAECAKSS; this is encoded by the exons ATGGAAAGTTGTCTTCGTGGCGGAGTGCAAGCGCTTGTTTGTAAACACAACCAACGCCTTCGTCACCAACAAACGGTCCAATCAGCTCACGACCGGGGCGGAAGTGGCACATTTAAAAACTGGCAGTTGAAGCTGAGCCTTTTTTCGTGCTCCATTCAGGGAAACGGGATTAATAACATCGTAAACAAG atggaagaagaagagcacaCGGACAGGAAGCACCAGCTTGCCATGCTCTATCAAAagatcaacaaaataaaaaagtatatcaATGAAG ATGATACGGACAACATTAACCAGGTTATCGGCTCAAACTCCCCCGAGTCGTGCCTCTCATATTTGGCGAACCTGGAGAAGAAAGGGGACCCCCACTTGGATCGTAACCACCTCACCAGACTTATTGACTTTTATACCCGAGTATTCTCCAACATGCCCCTGGGGACACACTGTCAGAATGAGGGCTATGCCAGGCTGCTGGTCCGATTTGCTGAGCTGAAAGC aaTTCAAGACGTCAATGAGGCAGAAGCCAACTTCAACGTGGCAAGATCTCATAGCCCAAACTTTGCATTTGTTCACATTGCACATGCACAGTTTGAGCAATCCCAAG GCAACACAAAGAGAGGCCTTTACATATTGCAGAATGCTATTGAATTGGGTGCCAAACCAAAGGAGCTGCTTGAGGCTGCCTTGGAAAGCATCCAGGCCGGTAAAACACGCATCTTCTGTTCAGAGGATAAGGAAAATGTACCTC AGTTGTCAAACGGTAATGTGCACGGTTCTGTCAAAAAGGGCTCTGTGTTCCAAAAAGTATGCAGAACATCGGACGGCATCAGCGACTTGCAGCTTTCCAGTATTTTTGGTTCAGG GACAGAGCCCCTTGGTGGATCGGCAGATGACCAACTATCGGGCAGGAGATCTGGATCTCATTGCAAGAGAGTAGTTGGCATG CCAAGGAGAGTTCCCGTAGTACCTTTCTCTATCCCAGAAAaggatgacgatgatggtgacATTAATGAGAGGCCCTCAAAGGGGAATGATGCATCAATCCACCCCAGCATGTCCAG GCAAACATCTGGTTCAAACGTGAACCCGCTATTTGGGCTGTCGTCTTCCAAGAAAAAAGATGCGGATCGTTTATACGATCGA CCACCAGCCGTCAGTCCAGAGTGTTGCCCCTGGGAGGACCAGGCCGCTGTGgactccaccaccacactccttcACATACGGGACGCCCCAAAAATAGAAG ACGTGACATTCAACTTCGACCAGGTTGTCAATACAAATTCCCCCGAGTCGTGTTGGACATACCTGATGAACCTGGAGAAGAGAGGCACGCCTCACACAGACGTTAACCTCCTCAATAAGCTCAAGGACTGTTATTCTAAAATCTTCTCCCGGCTGCCGATAAGACAGTTCAGCAAAAACACCAGCTATGCCAGAATACTGGTCAGATATGCAGAACTCAAGGG GATTGAAGACCCCGATGAAGCCCAGGACCACTTCATAGTTGCCAGATCCAACTGTAAAGACTTTGCCTTTGTCCACGTGGCACATGCCCAGTTTGAGGTTTCTCAAG GTAATGTGATCAAAGCAACTTCAATTCTGCACAAAGCCCAGACATTGAATGCCAGGCCGGCAGAGCTGCTGGAGATGGCCGTACGTAACCTGAAGGCTGGGGAGAAACTGCTCGTGCCCaccaaggaggaggagcatcCCGCAG CTTTGCAAACGGTTGCTGCGGTAAATGTGTCTGCGTGTGGGAggaaccaggaagtccagcttCCCGCTCGGGTCCCTGTGAAACGGTCGTCCGAACAGTCCAAAGCTGCCGGCAAGGAGCCGTCATCGGAGTGGAAGATGCCAACGCTCCTCAACCGGCATGTTTCTCCAGAG TATAAACGAGCTACACCTCCTGACCCCAGACCTGTTCCCCGTTTGCTCGAGTCCCTCCCCACTCCATCCCTCCAGCTTCCTTCAAGAATGAACCCACAGGCAGTCTGTCGGACGCCCAACGGCTACAGGACCCCCTGCGCTAGCAG CTTTATTACTCCTGTCGTGAAGAGGGGCCCTGAGGTGCCTTCCTCTGCAGCGGCGGCGCACAGAGCTGGAGCCGCTCAGCAGCCGTGCACACCGGTAAACCAAGCGCCGTGCTTCCAAACTCCACAG TCGTCCCTCTCTGCGTTGTCAAATGAAACCATTACCATCAAGGGCAAACAGTTCTTCATACTCAAGATGATTGGACGTGGTGGATCTAGTAAG gtcTACCAGGTCCTTGATCACAAAAAGCAGCTGTTTGCTGTGAAATACGTCGACCTCGAGGAGGCGGATGCTCAGACAATAGAAAGCTACAAAAATGAGATCGAACATCTGAACCGCTTGCAGCAGTACAGCGATCAGATTATCAAGCTCTATGACTA TGAAATAACCAACAGCCACATCTACATGCGGATGGAGTGTGGAAACTTGGATCTGAACACTTGGTTGCGTAACCGCAAGACTGTGAATCCTCTGGAGAGGAAGTTCTACTGGAAGAACATGCTGGAGGCCGTCCAGACCATCCACAAACACG gAATTGTCCACAGTGACTTGAAGCCAGCCAATTTTGTCATTGTGAACGCGTCGCTGAAGTTGATTGACTTTGGCATCGCCAACAGAATCCAGCCAGATGTTACGAGCATTATGAAGGATTCACAA GTTGGAACCTTGAACTATATGCCCCCCGAAGCCATCAAGGACACCTCATCCCAGGCAGGAAAAGCCCGCTCAAAG ATCAGTCCCAAAGGTGACGTGTGGTCACTTGGTTGCATCCTGTACTGCATGACTTATGGGAAAACTCCATTCCAAAGCATCACCAATCAGATCGCCAAGCTGCACGCCATCATCGACACGTCTCATCAGATGGAATTCCCCGATATCGCGGAGACAGATTTGCTGGATGTGTTGAAG
- the ttk gene encoding dual specificity protein kinase Ttk isoform X2, which produces MESCLRGGVQALVCKHNQRLRHQQTVQSAHDRGGSGTFKNWQLKLSLFSCSIQGNGINNIVNKMEEEEHTDRKHQLAMLYQKINKIKKYINEDDTDNINQVIGSNSPESCLSYLANLEKKGDPHLDRNHLTRLIDFYTRVFSNMPLGTHCQNEGYARLLVRFAELKAIQDVNEAEANFNVARSHSPNFAFVHIAHAQFEQSQGNTKRGLYILQNAIELGAKPKELLEAALESIQAGKTRIFCSEDKENVPQLSNGNVHGSVKKGSVFQKVCRTSDGISDLQLSSIFGSGTEPLGGSADDQLSGRRSGSHCKRVVGMPRRVPVVPFSIPEKDDDDGDINERPSKGNDASIHPSMSRQTSGSNVNPLFGLSSSKKKDADRLYDRPPAVSPECCPWEDQAAVDSTTTLLHIRDAPKIEDVTFNFDQVVNTNSPESCWTYLMNLEKRGTPHTDVNLLNKLKDCYSKIFSRLPIRQFSKNTSYARILVRYAELKGIEDPDEAQDHFIVARSNCKDFAFVHVAHAQFEVSQGNVIKATSILHKAQTLNARPAELLEMAVRNLKAGEKLLVPTKEEEHPAALQTVAAVNVSACGRNQEVQLPARVPVKRSSEQSKAAGKEPSSEWKMPTLLNRHVSPEYKRATPPDPRPVPRLLESLPTPSLQLPSRMNPQAVCRTPNGYRTPCASSFITPVVKRGPEVPSSAAAAHRAGAAQQPCTPSSLSALSNETITIKGKQFFILKMIGRGGSSKVYQVLDHKKQLFAVKYVDLEEADAQTIESYKNEIEHLNRLQQYSDQIIKLYDYEITNSHIYMRMECGNLDLNTWLRNRKTVNPLERKFYWKNMLEAVQTIHKHGIVHSDLKPANFVIVNASLKLIDFGIANRIQPDVTSIMKDSQVGTLNYMPPEAIKDTSSQAGKARSKISPKGDVWSLGCILYCMTYGKTPFQSITNQIAKLHAIIDTSHQMEFPDIAETDLLDVLKRCLVRNPRERISIAELLEHQYLQLKPQASPVPECPSNRELQKILMDLAALQSPNSIVRAANNLAKMCSSGRKLDVAECAKSS; this is translated from the exons ATGGAAAGTTGTCTTCGTGGCGGAGTGCAAGCGCTTGTTTGTAAACACAACCAACGCCTTCGTCACCAACAAACGGTCCAATCAGCTCACGACCGGGGCGGAAGTGGCACATTTAAAAACTGGCAGTTGAAGCTGAGCCTTTTTTCGTGCTCCATTCAGGGAAACGGGATTAATAACATCGTAAACAAG atggaagaagaagagcacaCGGACAGGAAGCACCAGCTTGCCATGCTCTATCAAAagatcaacaaaataaaaaagtatatcaATGAAG ATGATACGGACAACATTAACCAGGTTATCGGCTCAAACTCCCCCGAGTCGTGCCTCTCATATTTGGCGAACCTGGAGAAGAAAGGGGACCCCCACTTGGATCGTAACCACCTCACCAGACTTATTGACTTTTATACCCGAGTATTCTCCAACATGCCCCTGGGGACACACTGTCAGAATGAGGGCTATGCCAGGCTGCTGGTCCGATTTGCTGAGCTGAAAGC aaTTCAAGACGTCAATGAGGCAGAAGCCAACTTCAACGTGGCAAGATCTCATAGCCCAAACTTTGCATTTGTTCACATTGCACATGCACAGTTTGAGCAATCCCAAG GCAACACAAAGAGAGGCCTTTACATATTGCAGAATGCTATTGAATTGGGTGCCAAACCAAAGGAGCTGCTTGAGGCTGCCTTGGAAAGCATCCAGGCCGGTAAAACACGCATCTTCTGTTCAGAGGATAAGGAAAATGTACCTC AGTTGTCAAACGGTAATGTGCACGGTTCTGTCAAAAAGGGCTCTGTGTTCCAAAAAGTATGCAGAACATCGGACGGCATCAGCGACTTGCAGCTTTCCAGTATTTTTGGTTCAGG GACAGAGCCCCTTGGTGGATCGGCAGATGACCAACTATCGGGCAGGAGATCTGGATCTCATTGCAAGAGAGTAGTTGGCATG CCAAGGAGAGTTCCCGTAGTACCTTTCTCTATCCCAGAAAaggatgacgatgatggtgacATTAATGAGAGGCCCTCAAAGGGGAATGATGCATCAATCCACCCCAGCATGTCCAG GCAAACATCTGGTTCAAACGTGAACCCGCTATTTGGGCTGTCGTCTTCCAAGAAAAAAGATGCGGATCGTTTATACGATCGA CCACCAGCCGTCAGTCCAGAGTGTTGCCCCTGGGAGGACCAGGCCGCTGTGgactccaccaccacactccttcACATACGGGACGCCCCAAAAATAGAAG ACGTGACATTCAACTTCGACCAGGTTGTCAATACAAATTCCCCCGAGTCGTGTTGGACATACCTGATGAACCTGGAGAAGAGAGGCACGCCTCACACAGACGTTAACCTCCTCAATAAGCTCAAGGACTGTTATTCTAAAATCTTCTCCCGGCTGCCGATAAGACAGTTCAGCAAAAACACCAGCTATGCCAGAATACTGGTCAGATATGCAGAACTCAAGGG GATTGAAGACCCCGATGAAGCCCAGGACCACTTCATAGTTGCCAGATCCAACTGTAAAGACTTTGCCTTTGTCCACGTGGCACATGCCCAGTTTGAGGTTTCTCAAG GTAATGTGATCAAAGCAACTTCAATTCTGCACAAAGCCCAGACATTGAATGCCAGGCCGGCAGAGCTGCTGGAGATGGCCGTACGTAACCTGAAGGCTGGGGAGAAACTGCTCGTGCCCaccaaggaggaggagcatcCCGCAG CTTTGCAAACGGTTGCTGCGGTAAATGTGTCTGCGTGTGGGAggaaccaggaagtccagcttCCCGCTCGGGTCCCTGTGAAACGGTCGTCCGAACAGTCCAAAGCTGCCGGCAAGGAGCCGTCATCGGAGTGGAAGATGCCAACGCTCCTCAACCGGCATGTTTCTCCAGAG TATAAACGAGCTACACCTCCTGACCCCAGACCTGTTCCCCGTTTGCTCGAGTCCCTCCCCACTCCATCCCTCCAGCTTCCTTCAAGAATGAACCCACAGGCAGTCTGTCGGACGCCCAACGGCTACAGGACCCCCTGCGCTAGCAG CTTTATTACTCCTGTCGTGAAGAGGGGCCCTGAGGTGCCTTCCTCTGCAGCGGCGGCGCACAGAGCTGGAGCCGCTCAGCAGCCGTGCACACCG TCGTCCCTCTCTGCGTTGTCAAATGAAACCATTACCATCAAGGGCAAACAGTTCTTCATACTCAAGATGATTGGACGTGGTGGATCTAGTAAG gtcTACCAGGTCCTTGATCACAAAAAGCAGCTGTTTGCTGTGAAATACGTCGACCTCGAGGAGGCGGATGCTCAGACAATAGAAAGCTACAAAAATGAGATCGAACATCTGAACCGCTTGCAGCAGTACAGCGATCAGATTATCAAGCTCTATGACTA TGAAATAACCAACAGCCACATCTACATGCGGATGGAGTGTGGAAACTTGGATCTGAACACTTGGTTGCGTAACCGCAAGACTGTGAATCCTCTGGAGAGGAAGTTCTACTGGAAGAACATGCTGGAGGCCGTCCAGACCATCCACAAACACG gAATTGTCCACAGTGACTTGAAGCCAGCCAATTTTGTCATTGTGAACGCGTCGCTGAAGTTGATTGACTTTGGCATCGCCAACAGAATCCAGCCAGATGTTACGAGCATTATGAAGGATTCACAA GTTGGAACCTTGAACTATATGCCCCCCGAAGCCATCAAGGACACCTCATCCCAGGCAGGAAAAGCCCGCTCAAAG ATCAGTCCCAAAGGTGACGTGTGGTCACTTGGTTGCATCCTGTACTGCATGACTTATGGGAAAACTCCATTCCAAAGCATCACCAATCAGATCGCCAAGCTGCACGCCATCATCGACACGTCTCATCAGATGGAATTCCCCGATATCGCGGAGACAGATTTGCTGGATGTGTTGAAG
- the ebag9 gene encoding receptor-binding cancer antigen expressed on SiSo cells isoform X1: MNVPRLPYKKEAAALQTLDFIMAITQFRLFKICTCLATLLSFFKRLICRSGRGRKLSGDQITLPTTVDFSSSVPKQAEIEEWSSWDEEAPTSIKIEGGNGNVSPTGNEMDEEPDYFKDMTPTIRKTQKIVLKKREPLNYLVPDGSAGFSSRLAASQDMMTFSPPSGELGEMETWQEDSNAWEDESDAAWEAEVVLRQQKMAEREKRSMEQQRKKMEKEVQRMMKKDQKIAVKLS, encoded by the exons ATGAACGTGCCTCGTCTGCCATACAAGAAGGAAGCAGCTGCTCTGCAAACG CTCGATTTCATCATGGCCATCACTCAGTTCCGTCTTTTCAAGATCTGCACATGCCTAGCCAccttactttctttctttaaaaggtTGATATGCAG GAGTGGAAGGGGTCGCAAGCTCAGTGGAGATCAAATAACCCTCCCAACAACAGTGGATTTTTCATCCTCGGTACCAAAACAG GCAGAGATTGAAGAATGGAGCTCTTGGGATGAAGAGGCTCCGACAAGCATTAAGATTGAAGGTGGCAACGGAAACGTTTCCCCTACAGGCAACGAAATGGACGAAGAGCCCGACTACTTCAAAGACATGACTCCCACCATCAGGAAAACACAGAAG ATAGTGCTGAAGAAAAGGGAACCTTTGAACTACCTGGTGCCTGATGGCTCAGCAGGGTTCTCCAGCCGACTGGCAGCCTCTCAGGACATGATGACCTTCAGTCCACCCTCA GGCGAACTGGGAGAAATGGAAACCTGGCAGGAGGACTCAAATGCCTGGGAGGACGAGTCCGACGCTGCCTGGGAGGCCGAGGTGGTGCTCAG ACAACAGAAGATGGCCGAGAGGGAAAAGAGGTCCATGGAGCAGCAAaggaagaagatggagaaagaggtccagaggatgatgaagaaggaCCAGAAGATTGCCGTAAAGCTCTCgtaa
- the ebag9 gene encoding receptor-binding cancer antigen expressed on SiSo cells isoform X2: MAITQFRLFKICTCLATLLSFFKRLICRSGRGRKLSGDQITLPTTVDFSSSVPKQAEIEEWSSWDEEAPTSIKIEGGNGNVSPTGNEMDEEPDYFKDMTPTIRKTQKIVLKKREPLNYLVPDGSAGFSSRLAASQDMMTFSPPSGELGEMETWQEDSNAWEDESDAAWEAEVVLRQQKMAEREKRSMEQQRKKMEKEVQRMMKKDQKIAVKLS; the protein is encoded by the exons ATGGCCATCACTCAGTTCCGTCTTTTCAAGATCTGCACATGCCTAGCCAccttactttctttctttaaaaggtTGATATGCAG GAGTGGAAGGGGTCGCAAGCTCAGTGGAGATCAAATAACCCTCCCAACAACAGTGGATTTTTCATCCTCGGTACCAAAACAG GCAGAGATTGAAGAATGGAGCTCTTGGGATGAAGAGGCTCCGACAAGCATTAAGATTGAAGGTGGCAACGGAAACGTTTCCCCTACAGGCAACGAAATGGACGAAGAGCCCGACTACTTCAAAGACATGACTCCCACCATCAGGAAAACACAGAAG ATAGTGCTGAAGAAAAGGGAACCTTTGAACTACCTGGTGCCTGATGGCTCAGCAGGGTTCTCCAGCCGACTGGCAGCCTCTCAGGACATGATGACCTTCAGTCCACCCTCA GGCGAACTGGGAGAAATGGAAACCTGGCAGGAGGACTCAAATGCCTGGGAGGACGAGTCCGACGCTGCCTGGGAGGCCGAGGTGGTGCTCAG ACAACAGAAGATGGCCGAGAGGGAAAAGAGGTCCATGGAGCAGCAAaggaagaagatggagaaagaggtccagaggatgatgaagaaggaCCAGAAGATTGCCGTAAAGCTCTCgtaa
- the sybu gene encoding syntabulin produces MVLFDGKRCYSGSEADFSSSSSTGSLKTREGLASVSAGKRPPPRSRGSHVRPLPVFKPPGSPTASRNAELYAPYRTPPRAASSTTTTNSSSCHSSPTSRRAPPGRFHSCGDNHGIRPPNPEQYLTPLQQKEVAIRHLKTKLLESENTVRDRETEVEELKSQLGRMREDWIEEECHRVEAQLSLKEARKEIKQLRQVVETMKSSLMEKDKGIQKYFIDINIQNRKLESLLQSMELAQSGSLQDENALDFICDSPTDCGKKLAGEEEGGMELGTQGAEAMADSGLLVNDEMANRADILEQIFMSTAVDFSHDCSGKLSAGTESGPGVSALSEEEQLIDDSTAPPMAPPNTVSTTITLSSSKLSQQTTEDKGIQTETMSVSPDLQTVLFQLLKFHGATGVDAAPSASSSLPGAPNLPTSTAASLPDSTASVPGSAPPESPDTSGDSGLCCSEPAESRRFMEELDFSVGEEEEPRLSPGQGVVGKRYWSSSFLVDLVAVAAPVLPTVAWLYSRHGVDGSAPVYNIAALIRGCCIMGLHSLRHVAHRPDA; encoded by the exons ATGGTTTTGTTTGATGGTAAAAGGTGCTACTCAG GAAGTGAGGCCgacttcagctcctccagcagcacAGGCAGCCTGAAGACCAGGGAGGGCCTTGCCTCTGTTTCAGCTGGAAAGCGGCCTCCTCCACGCAG tCGCGGCTCCCACGTCAGACCGCTCCCAGTGTTCAAACCGCCCGGGAGCCCCACAGCCAGCCGCAATGCGGAGCTCTACGCTCCCTACAGGACTCCTCCCAGAgctgcctcctccaccaccaccaccaacagcagcagctgccaCTCCAGCCCCACCTCCAG AAGAGCGCCCCCGGGCCGCTTCCACTCCTGCGGGGACAACCATGGCATCAGACCCCCGAACCCTGAGCAGTATCTCACCCCTCTACAGCAGAAGGAAGTGGCCATCAGACACCTGAAGACCAAACTGCTGGAGTCTGAGAACACAGTCCGTGACAG AGAGACGGAGGTTGAGGAGCTTAAGTCCCAGCTTGGCAGAATGAGAGAAGACTGGATTGAAGAAGAGTGTCACCGGGTGGAGGCTCAGCTGTCCCTCAAAGAGGCTCGCAAGGAGATCAAGCAGCTGCGCCAGGTGGTGGAAACGATGAAGAGCAGCCTgatggagaaggacaagggCATACAGAAGTATTTCATCGACATCAACATCCAAAACAGGAAGTTGGAGTCCCTGCTGCAAAGCATGGAGCTTGCCCAGAGCGGCAGCCTCCAGGACGAGAACGCCTTGGACTTCATCTGCGACAGCCCGACCGACTGCGGGAAGAAGCTGGCGGGCGAGGAAGAGGGTGGCATGGAGCTGGGGACGCAGGGGGCGGAGGCGATGGCGGACAGCGGGCTCCTGGTGAACGATGAGATGGCCAACAGGGCGGACATTTTGGAGCAGATCTTCATGTCCACCGCGGTGGATTTTAGTCACGACTGTAGTGGCAAGCTGAGCGCGGGCACGGAGTCTGGGCCCGGGGTGTCTGCGCTGTCGGAGGAGGAACAGTTGATTGATGACTCTACTGCACCCCCAATGGCTCCACCAAACACGGTgtccaccaccatcaccctctCCTCGAGCAAACTCTCCCAGCAGACCACGGAGGATAAAGGGATCCAGACCGAGACGATGTCCGTGTCTCCAGACTTGCAGACTGTGCTCTTCCAGCTGCTGAAGTTCCACGGGGCCACGGGGGTGGACGCGGCTCCGTCGGCCTCCAGCAGTCTCCCGGGTGCCCCGAACCTGCCCACCTCCACCGCTGCCAGCCTCCCCGACTCGACGGCCAGCGTGCCCGGTTCCGCTCCCCCAGAGAGCCCCGACACCTCCGGCGACTCCGGCCTGTGCTGCTCGGAACCTGCGGAGAGCCGGCGGTTCATGGAGGAGCTGGACTTTAGCGtcggcgaggaggaggagcctcgcCTGTCTCCGGGACAGGGCGTGGTCGGCAAGCGCTACTGGAGCAGCAGCTTCCTGGTGGACCTGGTCGCCGTGGCAGCCCCCGTGCTGCCCACGGTGGCCTGGCTGTACTCGCGGCACGGTGTGGACGGGAGCGCTCCGGTGTACAACATTGCGGCGCTCATCAGGGGCTGTTGCATCATGGGATTGCACTCTCTTCGTCACGTCGCCCACAGGCCGGATGCGTAA